In the genome of Populus trichocarpa isolate Nisqually-1 chromosome 10, P.trichocarpa_v4.1, whole genome shotgun sequence, the window CCGTGGCTTTTGAGTgttaattcaagaaaatgaaTGCTTGATTCTTGATCTATGCATGATTACGAACAAAACCTTGcccttgattttataaaaacttgTCTGGTTTGGAATTTCTATTTGCTAGGTTTCGGTTTGAATGTTCATCATGTTCTTATGTTTTTggtatttgatttgtttttgtcaaaagtattttatgtttttgtattcgtttttagttttgatatgtttttgttttaattgtttgttttactTTAGTTTCAGGTCAAACCatggttttcggttcggtttagggTTGAACTAATATTTTTGAGTCAAcctgattggttttttttaagtcaaatgcTATGGCTTTGTTTGGTTGGTTACTATTTTTGTTGaggaattttcagtttaaaGGGGATTTTTTGGCAAACACACCCTTAGGTCTATTTTGacagttttattttgaataaaaatagttttttgccaAACAGACCccaaataaattcctaaaaattcTAGAAACTTTCAAGGACCAATTTAACATTATCTGTGGGTCATTCACATATTTTTCTagcaaatttatttaatatcaaggttatagacttacactgtaagatgTTGACTTGATATCAAAATACTCGCTTTTCATCAAAATCTCTAAAATttccaaaaattttgaaaatattttctcacgtcaaaaaatataaaaatgtattttatttggtgtGTATTcagccaagtctctcaaaagataaaaatcatattttgcttttaaaaaaatataaacatatggtacgatttaacattttttatatatacaaaaaatatctttgcatgtatttttggatttaataaccagtttattcaataacccttaaaaattttaattcataagaATTAATAGTCAATATTCTGGTAAAAATTTTGAATCTATAAGTAGGCTGGCATCTAAATACTAAAAGTTGACTTGAAAATTCCTAAAATTATTTTGGGtattcactaattttaattaagagtatttttcaccacaacATACGGGTTATGAAAAATTCTTTCACCTTTCAGGATAGGTGAACCTTGTCAGGACACCTACATGGATTCTTCTCACAAGAATTTATTTGGGCATacaagcccataataaattcaaaatgccaGATTTATTCATGAGAATAAATCTTTATTCTAAGCCATAAATGTACCATCGGTTAAGAATCCATCAATACATTTAAGCCACATCTAGACcacacaatgcagcttacctaaAGTAATGTGcgtaggggtgctaataccttccctagctACAAGTAGTACCTTACCCTAGAATTTCATATAAGACCATTTTACTCTagcaaatttatttaatatcgaGGTTAtagacttacactgtaagatgttgacttgatattaaaatactcgcttttcatcaaaatctctaaaatttccaaaaattttgaaaatattttctcacgtcaaaaaatataaaaatgtattttatttggtgtGTATTcagccaagtctctcaaaagataaaaatcatattttgcttttaaaaaaatataaacatatggtacgatttaacattttttatatatacaaaaaatatctttgcatgtatttttggatttaataaccagtttattcaataacccttaaaaattttaattcataagaATTAATAGTCAATATTCTGGTAAAAATTTTGAATCTACAAGTAGGCTGGCATCTAAATACTAAAAGTTGACTTGAAAATTCCTAAAATTATTTTGGGtattcactaattttaattaagagtatttttcaccacaacATACGGGTTATGAAAAATTCTTTCACCTTTCAGGATAGGTGAACCTTGTCAGGACACCTACATGGATTCTTCTCACAAGAATTTATTTGGGCATacaagcccataataaattcaaaatgccaGATTTATTCATGAGAATAAATCTTTATTCTAAGCCATAAATGTACCATCGGTTAAGAATCCATCAATACATTTAAGCCACATCTAGACcacacaatgcagcttacctaaAGTAAGGTGCgtaggggtgctaatatcttccctAGCTACAAGTAGTACCTTACCCTAGAATTTCATATAAGACCATTTTACTTGGGTATCCTAGTGACcttgaaccaaacaactaggtggtgactccttgaTCTCGACATCCCACCATACCACACTCTCACGTGCGACACAAGGAATGAGCACAACGGTGAGTGGTTGATCTATTATGCAAGTGACTTTCGATGTCCTTCTCTAGAAActccttccttttttattttagttgttcTAGAGGTCTGGTGATGGTGTTGTGATGGGATTTTATGGAGGAAAGGTGGGGTTGACAACGGTGATGGTTATGGTAATGGGTACAGGGGGGTCAGTAATGGCCGGTAGTGTTTTGGGAGGAGAGGTCTaattcctttttagtttttaggttGGAGAAAGATCTAGTTTATAGGTCACAAATTGTGTATGGTTTgattctgaagaaaaaaaaggaaaagaggttATCAATGTGTGGTGAATTGGTGTGTAAAGGGTTTAGCTTAATGATTGAGGGTGAATGGACGATTTCTGTACTAAgaatggaagggaaaaaaatgctGATGAAGGTTGGTCTTGAACTTATGGGTCTGTGATGAGGAAGGAAGTGTGGTTGTTGTGGGTTACTAGTGTTGGTTGGTTGGGATTGTGGTGAAGAAGGTGAACTGGAGAGATTATAGGTCATGATCTTGAGAGAAACAATGAGGGATGAGAGATGAGcagtttgatttggtttttaatagGGTTGGTTTGAAGGGTGGTTATGGTGAGTGGTATCTGGGTTGAGAGGAGGTTGAGGATGGTAattgctttgatttttgagCTATGATTTGTATGAAAGAAAGACGAGTGAAGAAGAGGGGAGATGTGTATGAGAGACTGGTTTGGGAAATACAATATTGATGGCTATGGTGATTGTAAGTTCCCCTTACGTTTCAATGAGAGGTTGTTATGTATGATGAATGCcctttctgtctttttttttttgtgttgatctcctctttttttgttgtaggctctttctattttttattgagagGAAATGTTGAAATTTTGGCGATTTGAAGGCTAGAAATTGGGGTCTTAATTGTGATTGTTGGAATTTTGAGATTTAAGGCTGGAATGGTGGATTAGAATTTGGGTTAAAATCTTTAATTGGGAGATTTGAAATCTAGGATTAATTTGCTAGGATTGATTAATTGGATTAAATTGGTTGGACTAAAACAAAtgggactaaaatgaaattataagaatagTTGATtggtccctttaatttttaattcctttCATTACAGCCCTTGGTTTTTAAGCTTTtcaatattattcaattaagaggtttaatcttgaaatttctttccgtttaaatactaaattgaattaattgatccttccaatttcaatttagtccttagtttttcaaaattccTAAATCACATCTTTCTTTTCGATTGTGTccttaattaaaatcaatttatttgtctaaatttaatccttaatGCAAATTCATCATTAGTTCCAAAAATTGTGTAATTTTGACCAGCCTATCTTccaattctgatttttttttcttcaattaaaccctttattaatttataacatggctatttgtttcaaaatcatccttaaacttcaaatttatttcactCCCAGCCAAATTAAATCCAATTAAGCCCAtttataaatttcttcttcaatttaaaaCCCTCAATTGTGAccaaaaaattctcaaacttaatttttgtaTGTGATATTCAATCATTGGTCTAATTTCAAACCCCaactatttttgtattttttataatttttgcattttatgtgttttatgatttttcaagcttttttaacaccaaaattaaagaaaaataacaaaatgactaaaatagctaaaattattgaaaagacatttttttgaaaattttctgatttttttcaaaatatatataaaaatagggGTCGAGAATTGGGTTACAGCATGCATCTCTAGTTAATCAAATGTGTTCTTGCATCCATTAAGGTATACTAGTTTACTATATTTATTCTACCATGCTCAGTCATCAGGAGGATTGAGGGTATTTTAGCTACATTCCTTTGGAAGGATTTATCCCTGTCCCACTCAAAGACAAAGGTAGCTTGGGCTTTAGGttgttatccttttaaaaagGTTGGTCTAGGGATTAAACAGATCAAAACATGGAATAAAGCGACTATTATAAAACAAGTGTGGAGACTCCTTTTTGATAGATCTTTAGTATGTTCAGGATGGGTGCACAATGTCTTACTCAGAGGTAGATCTTTCTAGCAAGTGCTACTTCCTCCATCTCGTTTATGGTCTCAAAGGAAGATTCTTCTTAGTCGGGATCAATGCAAGTGAATGTTTGTCTCTTGCATTGGTGATGGGACAACTACTTCTCTTTGGTTGGATTATTGGCTGCCAGATGGCTAGTGGATCTGTGACCTTTCAAGGTTCTTTTTTCCACGAGGTTGCATTGGGATGCAAAGGTCTCAAACATCATTGAGGAGGGTATTTAGGCTTTTCCTTTAGGTAATCAAGACCTTCAACTTATTTGGGACTCTATTCTTTTTCACCCTAATATTGCCTTATTATATTACTATGTTTAGAAGGGTCATTCATTAGGGAGATTTACTAGTGACTCGGTTTAAGAGGTTATTAGAAATTTGAGACCCACAAACTCTATGCATCATCACCTCTAGTTTCCAAGTCACTTCCAGAGacacttatttattttatggctTGCTACTTTGGGTCGTCTTCATACCATATATAGACTTCATGCTTATCAAATCATCACTTGCTTGGTATGTATCCTTTGCGGGTCACATGTTGAGACACGTGACCATCTATTCTTCTATTGTCCTTTCTCAATTTTGGTATGAGGTGTTATTACGAGCATGACCCTTCCCTTTGCTTCAATTGGCATCCTTGCACCTCAAAAAGAAGAATGTGTTCTTACATCTGCTTGTCTGGTTTGTCCTTTCatccatgatttattttatctagTATGAAAGTAATAACCGAGTCTTTCATCAAATTTATTGACCTCCCCAAGATGTTAGTGAGGAGATTTTTGAGCTTGTCCGATTTTTCATGGTAAATTTAGAACCCAGGTATTAAATTCTAGTTGATCTCAAGTCCATTTGGCGTCTTCCATGGTCATGAGGTTCTTTGCTTTAGCTATTGCTCGGGTTTTGCAtaacatgtttattattattgcagAATTGTTTGACTGGTTCTGGAGTTCCAAAAACCGGTCAACTGGTTCCATTATGGTTCctgtattgttttttagttttttactctTCTAACTTTTGAGTATTTCTTTAGCTttcaccttgttttttttttttttattgcctttaGGTCTTTTGGCTCTGAGTAATAGATCTTTGTACTTCTTAGGGTATGTTATTTTGTAAATCCCGTACTTTATTTGGTATGAAAggaatcaagtttttttttatcaaatttatcgACTTCACCAAGATGTTAGTGAGTAGATTTTTGAGCTAGTCCGATCTTGTTTGGTAGATTTGGAACCAAGGTATCAAATTCTAGTTGATCATATGTTCATTTGGCGTCTTCCAGGGTCACGGGGTTCTTTGCTTTAACTGTTGTTCGGGTTTTGCATAATAGGTTTGCTATTATTGTAGAGTCGGTCGACTAGTTCTGGAGTTTCAAAAACCTGGTCCACCATTTCCTAGACTCTATAGGATAACTGGTCGACCGGTTCTGGGATTTTTAGAAACCGGTCAACCGGTTCCACTGTGATTGCtatgttgttttttagtttttaactcTTCTAActttttgagtatttttttagctttcgtcttgtttttttattgccctTGAATCTTTTGAATTCAGGTAATGGACTTTTGTACTTCTTGAGATATgccttttatattttgtaatttttttccattaaatacAATTTACACTTATCCAAATTGTCTAGTGCAAGTTTTGTAAacaatttatgttttgaaatctAGAAAGTGTTGTAACCTCGTTAATATAAAAGTATAAATTGTATATCATTATAGTTATTAATGAAACCGTTGAAAGGTGAATTGAGTTCGTTCTTATGATATGATAAGGAAAAGAATtacctttaaattttatatacaagacaattattaatataataattgcaCATAAAAGTTTAGGATGTTACATTTACTCTCCAACAACTTAATCATTTttgtaaggattttttttaaaaaaaatttcatcatttaatattgagttgttcaTGAATTggactttatatatattttttaatatttttttgtagagttattctagtctcatggatttaattttttttttcaacctttaaCAATGAAtctattgagaattgagctttgtaattttttttctctatatttttataaagttatctcggtctcatgacacAGGTTGtgagtttaataggttaactcaagttgactttgattgttttttttgttatttttaattgttttttatttcatccttcaactttgagttggttggaaattgagttttatatttttttattttatttctatgaagttatctcgaTCTAATGACCTGAGTTTGACAtcttaactcgagttttttttgttattttttaaaaaaattcaattttattatttaacattaggttgattaaaaattaactttcattttttatagaattatcacGATCTTATGATTCAGGTaacatatttaataatttaatccaaataattctaatatatcttcttttttatattttacaaaatattgatctatgcattttattttaaattcatgattatatttctttttattgaaacaCAAGTTGGcaataattgaatattattttatattaaaaaaattaatacaatacaGAGCGCGCAGCGCAAACAATGATCTAATCGTATTTCACGAGATAACCTTACAAAGTCATTAACTATGGTTAATAATTGATTAGATCAACTTTCCATCTACATCTAACCATGATTACTCTCATTGTCTCATAACCCACAAACCCCGAGAGTTGACCACACCGGGCCGTCTTTTGCACTCAAAATTTGTATGCAAACCCATCAGCGGAGGTTGCTAAGTCACTTGCAAATTGCCATCGTAACTCACACCAAACTCtatctctcctcctcctctctctctctctatatccATGGATCAAAGAACCTTAGAGATCAATGTAATCTCTGCAAGAGATCTCAAAGATGTCAATTATATCTCCAAAATGGATGTGTATGCTGTTGTTTCAATCTCTGGTGTTGACTCAAAACAACAACCCaagcaaaaaaccaaaaccccaATAGATAGAGATGGTGGAAAAAACCCCACTTGGAACTTCCCTATAAAATTCACTATCCCTGAAACCTCACTTGCAGAAAACCATCTGAGTCTTGTTTTCAAGCTTAAATGTGAGCGTGCTTTAGGGGATAAAGATATTGGTGAAGTCAACGTGCCAATAAAGGAGCTTTTGGATTCAGCTGGCGATGGTAAATCCATGAAGTTTGTTAGCTATCAGGTAAGGAAACCATCAGGGAAACCTAAAGGTGAgattaacttttcttttaagttcGGTGAGATTGAGAAAGTAGTGGTTCCTGAAGCATCATCATCAGCAGCGAAGGCAACTAATTCCAACAGTCAACCTGTCGCTGCATATCCTGCGGGGCCTACCTCTGTTCCTTATGGTGGACCTGGCTCATATCCACCACCCCCAGCTGGATATGGATATCCACCACCCCCACCTGGATATGGAtatccacctccaccaccataTGGCGGATATCCACCGCCTCCACCACAAGGTTATGGATACCCACCACCGCCACCTGGATATGGATATCCACCTGTTCAAGGGGGGTATGGGTACCCACCACCAGTGCAAGGGCAGCAGCCgcaaaagaagaataaatttgGGATGGGCCTCGGGGCTGGATTGCTAGGAGGAGCTATTGGTGGGCTTTTGATTGGAGATATGGTGTCTGATGCTGCAGGATTTGATGATGCTGGTGGGTTTGatttttgatggttttttttcttttttctttttccatgttAATTGAATGGTAATGGTTGGCTTGGAAATGGTGGCTTTTGACTTTTCtatatctttgatttttttctctttggatGGGTGTGGTTGCTGGGCCAAGAACACTAGGATATGATATCACATCACTCTTAAGTATTAAGATTTAGGCTTCTAAGATATCATCCTCTATTCTATTGTATGTATCATGTCATGTAATATTCTACAACAGTTTATTACATTTTCTacaaaataatttcatcttctttattTCTCATTCCCAAAAGTCTCCTTTCTGTGTTCGGACAATACTGAAGTGCTTAGAAGAGATCCCAGTAGCTTTAATATCCAAGTAAGGAAATGTCTTGCTGACTGGAGAGAGTTCCTGCTGCCACTGATtagaaatttttgttgtttattctGTGGAATTTTGATTTTGCAATAAGCATCAAGAAAACGCTAATTCGAACTAGCTggattaaaaaccaaattattcAAACTTGCCAATGAAAAAGATTATAGCAACCAAAGCAACACAAAGCCTGTTACACAGCACAGCAAAATGTTTCTATGAACTGATATTCTCGGCTGCCATCACAAACCAGCCTAGCTTATTGCAGTTGCAGAGTAAGTCATGTCAAACTCTCTCTAGAAGCCAGAAAAATCGAATATTACTATGTTAGAACATGTTGTAATCTCATCTGTTGATTGATAATAGAAGGATTGATAGATCTACTGCAAGTCATTTTTCCAACATATGATACCTTTTTCCAgaagcatgaaaacaaaaaagccgaagattattgaaaaaaccaaacagaGAGAGCATATTAAgcaatctatttttgttatcaatgAAGCTTCAATGCTCAAGACCATGCTTTCATGTATCATAACTCCTCATTCTTAGGCTAGTTTTAGGCCATGGCAATCAAGGTTCATGGAATCCCTATGTGCACAAGCACAGCCCTTGTATTGCTTTGCCTGTCTGAGAAAGGCTTGGAATATGAGCTCGTGCCGGTCGAGATGTCGAAGGGAGCTCATAAGCAACAACCTTATCTGTCTTTAAATGTATGATCAACTTGATG includes:
- the LOC7475957 gene encoding protein SRC2, coding for MDQRTLEINVISARDLKDVNYISKMDVYAVVSISGVDSKQQPKQKTKTPIDRDGGKNPTWNFPIKFTIPETSLAENHLSLVFKLKCERALGDKDIGEVNVPIKELLDSAGDGKSMKFVSYQVRKPSGKPKGEINFSFKFGEIEKVVVPEASSSAAKATNSNSQPVAAYPAGPTSVPYGGPGSYPPPPAGYGYPPPPPGYGYPPPPPYGGYPPPPPQGYGYPPPPPGYGYPPVQGGYGYPPPVQGQQPQKKNKFGMGLGAGLLGGAIGGLLIGDMVSDAAGFDDAGGFDF